In Cucurbita pepo subsp. pepo cultivar mu-cu-16 chromosome LG04, ASM280686v2, whole genome shotgun sequence, the following are encoded in one genomic region:
- the LOC111793471 gene encoding protein unc-50 homolog, giving the protein MLPTASRGRSSSSTSRANPMYLQYLRRIVKWQQMDIEYTFWQMLQLCTSPKVVYQHTKYHKQTKNQWARDDPAFVVICSLLLAVATLAYCAAYDHSASHATFVVISVLLSHLLITGAILATCCWLLTNAYLREETPGSHVVEQPVEWLYAFDVHCNSFFPMFVLLYVIHYFISPLLVAHGFIPILLSNILFMIGASYYHYVNFLGYDVLPFLEKTTFFLYPIGVVFVLTPIFILIGFNPSRYFMNMYFSRNL; this is encoded by the exons ATGTTGCCCACAGCTTCCAGAGGGCGCTCCTCGTCCTCTACATCTCGAGCTAATCCCATGTATCTACAGTACCTTCGTCGAATTGTCAAG TGGCAACAAATGGACATCGAATATACATTCTGGCAAATGCTTCAACTATGCACTTCACCGAAAGTTGT CTATCAGCATACCAAGTATCACAAGC AAACTAAGAATCAATGGGCACGTGACGATCCTGCTTTTGTTGTGATTTGCAGTCTTCTTTTGGCAGTTGCAACTTTGGCTTACTGTGCTGC ATATGATCATAGTGCATCACATGCCACCTTTGTTGTTATTTCAGTACTGCTCTCTCATTTGCTAATAACTGGGGCGATTTTGGCTACTTGTTGTTG GTTATTAACAAATGCTTACCTTCGGGAAGAGACACCAGGCAGTCACGTAGTTGAGCAACCGGTTGAATG GCTCTATGCATTTGATGTGCACTGCAATTCTTTCTTCCCAATGTTTGTTTTGCTTTACG TGATCCATTATTTCATATCACCGCTTCTGGTGGCCCATGGCTTCATTCCGATATTGCTATCAAATATACTTTTCATGATTGGGGCTTCGTATTACCATTACGTCAACTTTTTAGGTTACGATG TACTGCCATTTTTGGAGAAAACTACGTTCTTCCTCTATCCAATTGGTGTGGTCTTTGTTCTTACTCCAATCT TTATCTTGATTGGCTTCAACCCATCAAGATATTTCATGAATATGTACTTCAGTCGGAACTTATAA
- the LOC111792305 gene encoding stress enhanced protein 1, chloroplastic, with protein MAVLHASASLSLAIRDASFARSAPKPFPLRRGHLPNLYRFGTTFATGSPLVISKPSGQTKRAMKPNSVSIRCEQSSQESNNLDVWLGRLAMVGFAIAISVEIATGKGLLENFGVTSPLPSAALGVTALVGILTAVFIFQSASKN; from the exons ATGGCCGTTCTTCATGCTTCCGCCTCCCTCTCTCTCGCCATACGCG ATGCTTCCTTCGCAAGATCAGCCCCAAAGCCCTTTCCACTTCGCAGAGGTCACCTCCCGAATTTATACCGATTCGGAACCACGTTTGCTACTGGCTCTCCACTTG TGATAAGCAAGCCAAGTGGTCAAACGAAGCGTGCAATGAAACCAAATTCTGTTTCTATAAGATGTGAGCAAAGTAGCCAAGAGAGTAATAATCTGGATGTTTGGCTTGGGCGGCTAGCAATGGTAGGATTTGCAATTGCAATAAGTGTTGAAATAGCAACAGGCAAAGGTCTTTTGGAG AATTTTGGAGTAACGTCTCCCCTGCCTAGTGCAGCATTGGGAGTCACCGCATTGGTTGGCATATTGACAGCAGTTTTCATCTTTCAATCAGCTTCCAAAAACTGA
- the LOC111792179 gene encoding probable LRR receptor-like serine/threonine-protein kinase IRK: MTIFSLLLLLLLLSLSSLAHSLTSLSDLSALKAFKSAVKPSSIPPWSCLASWNFSVDPCALPRRTSFSCGLLCNPAATRITQLTLDPAGYSGTLSPLLSRLTQLTVLDLADNSFSGLIPSAISSLPNLQILILRSNSFTGVIPPSISNLKSLESLDLSHNSLAGNLPKSLVFLSALRRLDLSFNRLTGSIPKLPPNLLELALKRNSLSGYLEKSSFVESTQLEVIELSENSLAGTLPPWFFLLPSVQQINLANNSLTRVEISPAAATGSDLVAVDLGFNRIEGNVPVNFASYPALSALSLRYNRLRGTIPLEFSQMKTMKRLYLDGNFLTGKPPAEFFFGGDPVSGSLGDNCLQGCPQSSQLCAPSQKPNAVCKEAYGSGRGKGKPMT, from the coding sequence ATGACAATCTtttctctcctcctcctcctcctcctcctctctctctcctccctcgCTCATTCTCTCACCTCCCTCTCCGATCTCTCCGCCCTCAAAGCCTTCAAATCCGCCGTCAAACCCTCTTCCATCCCCCCTTGGTCCTGTCTCGCCTCCTGGAATTTCTCCGTCGATCCCTGCGCCCTCCCCCGTCGCACCTCCTTCTCCTGCGGCCTCCTCTGCAATCCCGCCGCCACTCGCATAACCCAACTCACCCTCGATCCCGCCGGCTATTCCGGCACTCTCTCCCCACTTCTCTCTCGCCTCACTCAATTAACGGTTCTCGACCTCGCCGACAACTCCTTCTCCGGTCTCATCCCCTCTGCCATTTCCTCTCTCCCCAATCTCCAAATCCTCATTCTCCGTTCCAATTCCTTCACCGGAGTGATCCCACCTTCAATTTCCAACCTTAAATCCCTCGAATCCTTGGATCTCTCTCACAATTCCCTCGCCGGAAATCTCCCCAAATCTCTGGTTTTCCTCTCTGCTTTACGACGCCTCGATCTCAGCTTCAATCGACTCACCGGCTCCATTCCAAAACTCCCGCCGAACTTACTCGAACTCGCTTTAAAACGAAATTCCCTTTCTGGGTATTTGGAGAAATCGTCTTTTGTCGAGTCGACTCAATTGGAGGTCATCGAACTCAGTGAAAACTCGCTCGCCGGAACCTTGCCGCCTTGGTTCTTCCTCCTCCCATCCGTCCAGCAGATTAATTTGGCTAATAACAGCCTGACGCGTGTCGAGATCTCCCCTGCTGCCGCTACGGGTAGTGACCTCGTCGCCGTCGATTTGGGGTTCAATAGAATCGAGGGGAACGTACCGGTGAATTTCGCGAGCTATCCGGCGCTGTCGGCGCTGTCGCTCCGGTACAATCGGTTACGTGGGACGATCCCATTGGAGTTCAGCCAGATGAAGACGATGAAGAGGTTGTACTTGGATGGGAACTTTCTGACGGGGAAGCCGCCGGCAGAGTTCTTCTTCGGCGGCGATCCGGTCTCCGGTAGCTTGGGGGATAATTGTCTGCAGGGATGTCCACAGTCGTCTCAGCTGTGCGCTCCGTCGCAGAAGCCGAACGCTGTTTGCAAGGAAGCGTACGGAAGCGGGaggggaaaaggaaaaccGATGACCTGA
- the LOC111792209 gene encoding protein TIC 21, chloroplastic-like, with protein sequence MQSLLLPVARTGAFPAAAVYSSDFHLSRFHCRPFSVRGRQASDLNSPSNSLPSLSAIRSSSSSSLLLSKTFGTLEHRRGKFCLETRASSSSISPTVPPIDEAEKLKLAQVAKRLEKTSRYFKRLGNLGFWGQLVLTVVAAVILSFSVVITGKITSPATFYATAGGIVAAFISVFWSFGYIRLSDKLRRTANQPSKAPPRADVVNSLKNGIVMNLLGMGAAILGMQATVGLLVAKALTSSATPYFQAASPGNSPVLALDVFLVQASANTILSHFLGLVFSLELLRSVTLPAAESIRIPQIA encoded by the exons ATGCAGTCGCTGCTCTTGCCGGTAGCTCGCACCGGTGCCTTCCCGGCCGCCGCAGTCTATTCATCGGATTTTCACCTCAGCCGCTTCCATTGCCGGCCTTTCTCTGTACGAGGCCGTCAAGCGTCCGATCTCAATTCTCCTTCCAATTCACTTCCTTCGTTAAGCGCCAttcgatcttcttcttcttcttcgttgtTGCTTTCAAAGACTTTTGGTACTCTGGAGCATAGGAgaggaaaattttgtttggaaACACGAGCTTCTTCTAGTTCCATTTCGCCGACGGTTCCCCCAATTGATGAGGCTGAAAAGTTGAAACTGGCTCAG GTGGCAAAGAGATTAGAGAAGACATCGAGGTACTTCAAGAGGTTGGGTAATCTTGGATTTTGGGGACAGTTGGTGCTCACTGTTGTGGCTGCcgttattctttcattttctgttgTCATCACCGGGAAAATTACATCACCTGCCACTTTTTATGCTACTGCTGGTGGTATTGTGGCAGCTTTCATTTCTGTATTTTGGTCCTTTGGTTACATTCGGCTTTCTGATAAACTTCGACGGACTGCAAACCAGCCCTCCAAG GCTCCTCCTCGGGCCGATGTCGTGAATAGTCTaaaaaatggaattgtgaTGAACCTTCTGGGCATGGGTGCTGCCATTCTGGGGATGCAAGCGACGGTGGGATTGTTAGTTGCTAAGGCTCTTACTTCCTCTGCAACTCCATATTTCCAGGCAGCCTCGCCTGGGAATAGCCCTGTTCTTGCTTTGGATGTATTCTTGGTACAG GCTTCTGCAAACACTATCCTCTCGCATTTCCTCGGGCTCGTTTTCTCGTTGGAGCTACTGCGGTCGGTGACATTACCTGCTGCTGAGAGCATTCGTATCCCCCAAATAGCATAG